From a single Streptomyces liliifuscus genomic region:
- the menC gene encoding o-succinylbenzoate synthase, producing the protein MKLERVEIVHIALPLVTPFRTSFGTMTTKDTFLLHVVTDAAEGWSEFAADPEPLYCSEFVAGAEIVLRDFLLPRVAALPELTTAALAPALAKIKGHELAKAALETAVLDAELRAYGMPLATYLGAVRDRVPAGVSVGIKESLGELLDDVERYLDEGYVRIKLKIEPGWDLAPVRAVRERFGDRLPLQVDANTAYTLADAEHLGRLDEFGLLLIEEPLEENNLHAHARLQRRVATPVCLDESLHSARDTASAIAMDACRVVNVKPARVGGYLEARRVHDVAHAHGVPVWCGGMLETGIGRAPNLALAALPGFTLPGDTSASGRYFAEDITEPFVLEDGHLRVPRTPGIGTEPLPDALRRFTTARRVLHSG; encoded by the coding sequence ATGAAACTGGAACGCGTGGAGATCGTCCACATCGCGCTGCCCCTCGTCACCCCGTTCCGCACGTCCTTCGGGACCATGACGACGAAGGACACCTTTCTCCTCCACGTCGTCACGGACGCGGCCGAGGGCTGGTCGGAGTTCGCCGCCGACCCCGAGCCGCTCTACTGCTCGGAGTTCGTGGCCGGCGCCGAGATCGTGCTCCGCGACTTCCTGCTGCCGCGCGTCGCCGCCCTCCCGGAGCTCACCACCGCGGCGCTCGCCCCCGCGCTGGCGAAGATCAAGGGCCACGAGCTGGCGAAGGCGGCACTGGAGACGGCGGTCCTGGACGCCGAGCTGCGCGCGTACGGGATGCCGCTCGCGACCTACCTGGGTGCCGTGCGCGACCGGGTGCCGGCCGGTGTCTCGGTCGGCATCAAGGAGTCCCTCGGGGAGCTGCTGGACGACGTCGAGCGCTACCTCGACGAGGGCTACGTACGCATCAAGCTGAAGATCGAACCCGGCTGGGACCTGGCCCCCGTGCGCGCCGTGCGGGAGCGGTTCGGGGACCGGCTCCCCCTCCAGGTCGACGCCAACACGGCCTACACGCTCGCGGACGCCGAACACCTGGGCCGGCTCGACGAGTTCGGGCTCCTGCTCATCGAGGAGCCCCTGGAGGAGAACAACCTCCACGCCCACGCGCGGCTCCAGCGGCGCGTCGCGACCCCCGTCTGCCTCGACGAGTCCCTGCACAGTGCCCGCGACACCGCGTCCGCGATCGCGATGGACGCGTGCCGGGTCGTCAACGTGAAGCCCGCCCGGGTCGGCGGCTACCTGGAGGCCCGCCGTGTCCACGACGTCGCGCACGCGCACGGCGTCCCGGTCTGGTGCGGCGGCATGCTGGAGACGGGAATCGGCCGGGCCCCGAACCTGGCGCTGGCCGCCCTCCCCGGCTTCACCCTCCCCGGGGACACCTCGGCGTCCGGCCGCTACTTCGCCGAGGACATCACCGAGCCGTTCGTGCTGGAGGACGGTCATCTGCGGGTGCCGCGGACGCCGGGCATCGGGACCGAGCCGCTGCCGGACGCCCTGCGGCGCTTCACCACGGCCCGCAGGGTGCTGCACAGCGGCTGA
- a CDS encoding glycine betaine ABC transporter substrate-binding protein translates to MRRRTGLVAAGAMLAASAGCGLTSGSPMVDDVEPGSIGQGKPLKGADLTVTSKEFTEQLILGAIMGIAFEAAGAKVLDRTGIQGSIGAREAVKSGDADGMYEYTGTAWITYQGNSGPITDPRKQWEAVREADLKNGLTWLPPSALNNTYALAMNQANFKKYGTKTLSDVAALSKSDPKAVTLCVESEFANRADGLPGMEKAYGMKLPAGNVTQMDTGIIYTQAAKGSCTYGEVFTTDGRIKSMNLVVMADNKKFFPNYNVAPEINSKALKKYPAIAQVLDPITKRLNNDVAQELNARVDVDGEDPHAVALDWMKDEGFVKEG, encoded by the coding sequence ATGAGACGGCGTACGGGTCTGGTGGCCGCCGGGGCGATGCTGGCGGCCTCGGCGGGGTGCGGGCTGACCAGCGGCTCGCCCATGGTCGACGACGTGGAGCCCGGCTCGATCGGGCAGGGGAAGCCGCTCAAGGGCGCCGATCTCACCGTGACGTCCAAGGAGTTCACCGAGCAGCTGATCCTCGGCGCGATCATGGGCATCGCCTTCGAGGCGGCCGGTGCGAAGGTGCTGGACCGCACGGGCATCCAGGGCTCCATCGGCGCCCGCGAGGCCGTCAAGAGCGGGGACGCGGACGGCATGTACGAGTACACGGGCACCGCCTGGATCACCTACCAGGGCAACAGCGGTCCCATCACCGATCCGCGCAAGCAGTGGGAGGCCGTCCGCGAGGCGGATCTGAAGAACGGGCTGACCTGGCTGCCTCCGTCGGCGCTGAACAACACCTACGCCCTCGCCATGAACCAGGCCAATTTCAAGAAGTACGGCACGAAGACCCTCTCCGACGTGGCCGCGCTGTCGAAGTCCGATCCGAAGGCGGTCACGCTCTGCGTGGAGAGCGAGTTCGCCAACCGGGCCGACGGGCTGCCGGGCATGGAGAAGGCGTACGGCATGAAGCTGCCCGCCGGGAACGTCACGCAGATGGACACCGGGATCATCTACACCCAGGCGGCGAAGGGGAGTTGCACCTACGGAGAGGTGTTCACCACCGACGGGCGCATCAAGTCGATGAACCTGGTCGTGATGGCGGACAACAAGAAGTTCTTCCCCAACTACAACGTGGCTCCGGAGATCAACTCCAAGGCGCTGAAGAAGTATCCGGCGATCGCGCAGGTCCTCGACCCGATCACCAAACGCCTGAACAACGACGTGGCACAGGAGTTGAACGCACGAGTGGACGTGGACGGGGAGGATCCGCACGCGGTCGCGCTGGACTGGATGAAGGACGAGGGGTTCGTGAAGGAGGGCTGA
- a CDS encoding amino acid permease, which produces MKTVGGVPGVGQGSRPGGRLTRRQEVGALVADAADSPLRRTMGLGQLTLLSIGATLGTGIFVVLGEAVPEAGPAIVVSFLVAGTTALFSALSYAELAGMIPGSGSSYSYTYATLGELVAWVCGWCLILEYGVSVAAVAVGWGQYVNELLDLTVGVTLPDSLSAPPGDGGLLNIPAAFIVVLSMVVLLRGARESAVVNTVMVAVKVVALLMFCAVAFTAFRAGNFTPLFPLGAAGMSAGAASLFFSYIGFDAASTAGEEAKNPQRDLPRAIILSLLVVTALYVLVAVAALGAMPWQKFEGTEATLSQVLVQSVGGGSLWPILLSIGAVVATTSVVLTVQYGQIRILFAMSRDGLVPPLFAKVHPRTGVPRANTVIVSSFIAVLAALVPLGALADATSIGTLFAFMLVNLAVVLLRRRSPETPRSFRVPFSPVTPLLGVGFCVYMLFSLGPDTWIAFGGWMAVGLLVYWTYGIRHSKLNRSQPQPQSQPQGSGS; this is translated from the coding sequence GTGAAGACGGTTGGTGGGGTGCCCGGGGTGGGGCAGGGGTCGAGGCCCGGCGGGCGGTTGACGCGGCGGCAGGAGGTGGGGGCGCTCGTCGCCGACGCGGCGGACAGCCCGCTCAGGCGGACCATGGGGCTCGGGCAGCTGACGCTGCTCAGCATCGGTGCCACGCTCGGCACCGGCATCTTCGTCGTCCTCGGGGAGGCGGTGCCGGAGGCCGGTCCCGCCATCGTCGTCTCGTTCCTCGTCGCCGGGACGACCGCGCTGTTCTCGGCGCTGTCCTACGCCGAGCTGGCCGGCATGATCCCGGGCTCCGGATCCTCGTACAGCTACACCTACGCGACGCTCGGCGAACTCGTCGCCTGGGTCTGCGGCTGGTGTCTGATCCTGGAGTACGGGGTGTCGGTGGCCGCGGTCGCCGTCGGCTGGGGCCAGTACGTCAACGAGCTGCTCGACCTCACCGTCGGCGTCACGCTCCCCGACTCGCTCAGCGCCCCGCCGGGCGACGGTGGCCTGCTGAACATCCCGGCCGCCTTCATCGTCGTACTCTCCATGGTCGTGCTCCTGCGCGGCGCCCGTGAGAGCGCCGTCGTCAACACGGTCATGGTCGCCGTGAAGGTCGTCGCGCTCCTGATGTTCTGCGCGGTCGCCTTCACCGCCTTCCGCGCCGGGAACTTCACCCCGCTGTTCCCGCTGGGCGCGGCCGGGATGAGCGCGGGCGCCGCCTCGCTGTTCTTCTCGTACATCGGGTTCGACGCCGCGTCGACCGCCGGTGAGGAGGCGAAGAACCCGCAGCGGGACCTGCCGCGGGCGATCATCCTCTCCCTGCTCGTCGTCACCGCCCTGTACGTCCTCGTCGCGGTCGCCGCGCTCGGCGCGATGCCGTGGCAGAAGTTCGAGGGCACGGAGGCGACGCTCAGCCAGGTGCTCGTGCAGTCCGTGGGCGGGGGCAGCCTGTGGCCGATCCTGCTCTCGATCGGCGCGGTCGTCGCGACGACGAGTGTCGTGCTCACCGTCCAGTACGGGCAGATCCGCATCCTCTTCGCGATGTCCCGCGACGGGCTCGTACCGCCGCTGTTCGCCAAGGTCCACCCGAGGACCGGTGTCCCGCGCGCCAACACGGTCATCGTCTCCTCCTTCATCGCGGTGCTGGCGGCCCTCGTCCCGCTGGGCGCCCTGGCCGACGCCACGAGCATCGGCACGCTCTTCGCGTTCATGCTGGTCAACCTGGCCGTGGTCCTGCTGCGCCGCCGCAGCCCGGAGACGCCGCGTTCCTTCCGTGTCCCGTTCTCGCCGGTCACCCCGCTGCTGGGCGTGGGCTTCTGCGTCTACATGCTGTTCAGCCTCGGGCCGGACACCTGGATCGCGTTCGGCGGCTGGATGGCCGTCGGGCTGCTGGTGTACTGGACATACGGGATACGGCACTCGAAGCTCAACCGGTCGCAGCCGCAGCCGCAGTCTCAGCCGCAGGGGAGCGGCAGTTGA
- a CDS encoding PucR family transcriptional regulator — MDACTLGDLLDVIGGPSVRLHTAPAGLTAPVTEALLYDAHAPLPSVPGALLLAVGVRAAAAGPLARAAAKAGMTGLVVRGPGGPVAEAEAAGVALLSVDEDAAWHHAHLLLASAIGAGPSPAGNGLGDLFALADAVATAVGGATAVEDPRQRILAYSTIPGQAVDEDRRQGILGLQVPGSPANSEQYRVLFAARGVVRLPALGEGNLPRLAVAVRAGGETLGSLWVVDDGSLAEDAEQALAQGASTAALLLLRARAAQELARHQDGESLRRLLDGTAETATAAHRLGLGEGPVRVAAFVLGSGTPAHDSEQTSLRLLDLVRLQCEVRYGRHVCVLMDGVVYALLPAVGERGGARHRRLAEDIVARAGQALRVPVRAGLGEVVPGLADVTASRDDADLVLRVLGPELPVAAVDEVRPRVTLLRLTELLGERRELSAGSWRRVLAYDTEHGTDYARTLVCWFDAGCDMAGAAKLLAVHPNTCRYRLRQAQQHVGIDLDDPDERLVLWLQLRTLAGLRA; from the coding sequence ATGGACGCCTGCACCCTCGGCGACCTGCTGGACGTCATCGGCGGCCCCTCCGTACGCCTGCACACCGCACCCGCCGGACTGACCGCACCCGTCACCGAGGCACTGCTGTACGACGCCCACGCGCCGCTGCCGAGCGTGCCCGGGGCGCTGCTGCTCGCGGTCGGCGTGCGGGCCGCGGCGGCCGGACCGCTGGCCCGGGCGGCGGCGAAGGCGGGGATGACCGGGCTCGTCGTACGCGGCCCGGGCGGTCCCGTCGCCGAGGCGGAGGCCGCGGGCGTGGCCCTGCTCTCCGTCGACGAAGACGCGGCCTGGCACCACGCCCATCTGCTGCTGGCGTCGGCGATCGGCGCCGGCCCCTCCCCCGCCGGGAACGGCCTCGGGGACCTCTTCGCGCTCGCGGACGCCGTCGCCACGGCCGTCGGCGGCGCCACCGCCGTCGAGGACCCGCGCCAGCGGATCCTCGCGTACTCGACCATCCCGGGCCAGGCGGTCGACGAGGACCGCCGCCAGGGCATCCTGGGCCTCCAGGTGCCGGGCAGCCCCGCGAACTCGGAGCAGTACCGGGTGCTGTTCGCGGCGCGGGGCGTGGTGCGGCTGCCCGCCCTCGGCGAGGGGAACCTGCCCCGCCTCGCGGTCGCCGTGCGCGCCGGGGGCGAGACGCTCGGCTCGCTGTGGGTGGTGGACGACGGTTCGCTGGCGGAGGACGCCGAGCAGGCGCTCGCGCAGGGCGCGTCCACGGCGGCGCTGCTGCTGTTGCGGGCGCGGGCCGCCCAGGAACTGGCCCGCCATCAGGACGGGGAGTCGCTGCGACGGCTGCTCGACGGTACGGCGGAGACCGCGACCGCCGCCCACCGCCTGGGACTCGGCGAGGGCCCGGTGCGTGTCGCGGCGTTCGTGCTGGGCTCCGGAACTCCGGCGCACGACAGCGAGCAGACCTCACTGCGGCTCCTGGACCTCGTACGGCTGCAGTGCGAGGTGAGGTACGGGCGGCACGTGTGCGTGCTGATGGACGGGGTCGTGTACGCGCTGCTGCCCGCCGTGGGCGAGCGGGGCGGGGCCCGCCATCGGCGGCTGGCCGAGGACATCGTGGCGCGGGCCGGGCAGGCGCTGCGGGTTCCGGTGCGGGCCGGGCTCGGCGAGGTCGTGCCGGGGCTCGCGGACGTCACGGCGTCCCGGGACGACGCGGACCTGGTGCTGCGCGTGCTCGGCCCCGAGCTCCCGGTCGCGGCGGTCGACGAGGTGCGCCCGCGGGTCACCCTGCTGCGGCTCACCGAACTCCTCGGCGAGCGGCGGGAGTTGTCGGCGGGTTCGTGGCGGCGCGTCCTCGCGTACGACACCGAGCACGGCACCGACTACGCCCGTACGCTCGTCTGCTGGTTCGACGCCGGCTGCGACATGGCAGGTGCGGCGAAACTGCTCGCCGTCCACCCCAACACCTGCCGCTACCGGCTGCGGCAGGCCCAGCAGCACGTCGGCATCGACCTCGACGACCCCGACGAACGGCTGGTGCTGTGGCTGCAGTTGAGAACCCTGGCCGGGCTCAGGGCGTGA
- a CDS encoding IclR family transcriptional regulator encodes MTAETSQTLDRGLRVLKLLADTDHGLTVTELSNKLGVNRTVVYRLLATLEQHALVRRDLGGRARVGLGVLRLGRQVHPLVREAALPALRSLAEDIGATAHLTLVDGAEALAVAVVEPTWTDYHVAYRAGFRHPLDRGAAGKAILAARAASAEEPGYTLTHGELEAGASGAAAPLLGVTGVEGSVGVVMLADAVPERVGPRVVDAAKEVAEALR; translated from the coding sequence GTGACCGCGGAAACCTCCCAGACGCTCGACCGGGGACTCCGTGTCCTCAAACTGCTCGCCGACACCGACCACGGTCTGACCGTCACCGAGCTGTCCAACAAACTCGGAGTCAACCGGACCGTTGTGTACCGCTTGCTCGCCACGCTGGAACAGCACGCCCTCGTACGTCGTGACCTGGGCGGCCGTGCCCGGGTCGGGCTCGGTGTGCTGCGGCTCGGGCGGCAGGTGCATCCGCTGGTCCGCGAGGCCGCGCTGCCCGCGTTGCGCTCGCTGGCCGAGGACATAGGGGCGACCGCCCATCTCACGCTGGTCGACGGTGCGGAGGCGCTCGCCGTCGCCGTGGTCGAGCCGACGTGGACCGACTACCACGTGGCCTATCGCGCCGGGTTCCGTCATCCGCTCGACCGGGGGGCCGCAGGCAAGGCGATTCTCGCCGCGCGGGCCGCTTCCGCGGAGGAGCCGGGGTACACCCTCACTCACGGGGAGTTGGAGGCGGGTGCCAGTGGGGCGGCTGCGCCGCTGCTCGGGGTCACCGGGGTGGAGGGGAGTGTGGGGGTGGTCATGCTTGCGGATGCCGTGCCCGAGCGGGTGGGGCCGCGTGTCGTTGACGCGGCCAAGGAAGTTGCTGAGGCGTTGCGTTGA
- the dapE gene encoding succinyl-diaminopimelate desuccinylase produces the protein MNPLGPPAPLDPLATDVVGLTRALVDIPSESGAEEALADLVEAALRPLDHLVVERVGNSVVARTDLGRDERVIIAGHLDTVPAADNLPARLEADRLYGLGACDMKGGVAVALRLAATVTAPVRDVTYVFYECEEVEGDRNGLHTIAGRRPELLAADLAILMEPSDAGVEAGCQGVLTADITVRGERAHTARAWRGVNAAHRAAPVLQRLADHTPERVVIDGLEYREGLNAVAVRAGVAGNVVPDTCVITVNARFAPSRSAQEAEAYVRGLFPEREYEVDVTEVVPGALPGLGRQAVASLVGVLGAEPRPKLGWTDVARFASLGTPALNYGPGDPVLAHTAGEYVPLAQLRECEARLRNWLTP, from the coding sequence TTGAATCCCCTCGGCCCCCCGGCCCCTCTCGACCCGCTCGCCACCGACGTCGTCGGCCTCACCCGCGCGCTCGTCGACATCCCCTCCGAGAGCGGTGCGGAGGAGGCCCTCGCCGACCTCGTCGAGGCCGCCCTGCGCCCGCTCGACCACCTCGTCGTGGAGCGGGTCGGGAACTCGGTCGTGGCCCGTACGGACCTCGGCCGCGACGAGCGGGTGATCATCGCCGGGCACCTCGACACCGTGCCCGCCGCGGACAACCTGCCCGCGCGCCTGGAGGCCGACCGGCTGTACGGGCTCGGCGCCTGTGACATGAAGGGCGGGGTCGCCGTCGCCCTGCGCCTGGCCGCCACCGTCACGGCACCCGTGCGTGACGTCACGTACGTCTTCTACGAGTGCGAGGAGGTCGAGGGCGACCGCAACGGGCTCCACACGATCGCCGGTCGCCGGCCGGAGCTGCTCGCGGCCGACCTCGCCATCCTCATGGAGCCGTCCGACGCGGGCGTCGAGGCGGGCTGCCAGGGTGTGCTGACGGCCGACATCACCGTCCGCGGGGAGCGGGCGCACACGGCTCGCGCGTGGCGGGGGGTGAACGCCGCCCACCGGGCCGCGCCCGTCCTCCAGCGGCTCGCCGACCACACGCCCGAGCGGGTCGTGATCGACGGCCTGGAGTACCGGGAGGGGCTCAACGCCGTCGCCGTACGCGCCGGGGTCGCCGGGAACGTCGTCCCCGACACGTGTGTGATCACCGTCAACGCCCGTTTCGCGCCCAGCCGTTCGGCCCAGGAGGCGGAGGCGTACGTGCGTGGGCTCTTCCCCGAGCGGGAGTACGAGGTCGACGTCACCGAGGTCGTGCCGGGTGCCCTGCCGGGGCTCGGCCGGCAGGCGGTCGCCTCGCTGGTCGGCGTGCTGGGGGCCGAGCCGCGCCCGAAACTGGGCTGGACGGACGTCGCCCGGTTCGCCTCGCTCGGCACGCCCGCGCTCAACTACGGCCCCGGGGACCCGGTGTTGGCACACACGGCGGGGGAGTACGTACCGCTCGCTCAACTGCGGGAGTGCGAGGCGCGGCTCAGGAACTGGCTGACGCCCTGA
- a CDS encoding chorismate synthase, translating into MTEVSIRTVHDVTGLAAVTDFFSDVWQTPRSTPPYPAEVLHSLVHAGGAVHAAYDGSRLAGASVAVFGPPGRRDTYSLVAAADPGIGHAVKQAQRAWALERGARTMRWTFDPLVGRNARFNLVKLGAVGTEYLVDFYGPMADGVNDGDESDRLTVTWDLAAPRPTAREDDRAVPPEEDRATAPATHRAPDGDPLARRDLADRRVWCRVPEDVVKLRAADPVLALRWRHAVREVFTEAFAEGYTATAMSRDGWYTLTRAAEEAAVEELPAEEGTPA; encoded by the coding sequence ATGACAGAGGTCAGCATCCGTACGGTCCACGACGTCACCGGTCTCGCCGCCGTGACCGACTTCTTCAGCGACGTCTGGCAGACCCCGCGCAGCACCCCGCCGTACCCGGCCGAGGTGCTGCACAGCCTTGTCCACGCGGGCGGCGCGGTGCACGCCGCGTACGACGGGAGCCGGCTGGCCGGAGCCTCCGTCGCCGTGTTCGGGCCGCCCGGGCGGCGGGACACGTACTCCCTCGTCGCCGCCGCCGACCCCGGGATCGGGCACGCGGTGAAACAGGCCCAGCGGGCCTGGGCCCTGGAGCGCGGCGCGCGCACCATGCGCTGGACCTTCGACCCGCTCGTCGGCCGCAACGCCCGCTTCAACCTGGTCAAGCTGGGCGCGGTCGGCACGGAGTACCTGGTCGACTTCTACGGACCGATGGCCGACGGCGTGAACGACGGCGACGAGAGCGACCGGCTGACCGTGACGTGGGACCTGGCTGCTCCCCGCCCCACCGCGCGGGAGGATGACCGCGCCGTCCCGCCGGAGGAGGACCGGGCCACCGCCCCCGCCACCCATCGCGCCCCCGACGGGGATCCCCTCGCCCGGCGCGACCTGGCCGACCGCCGCGTCTGGTGCCGCGTGCCCGAGGACGTCGTCAAGCTCCGCGCCGCCGACCCCGTGCTCGCCCTGCGCTGGCGCCACGCAGTCCGCGAGGTCTTCACGGAGGCCTTCGCCGAGGGCTACACGGCCACGGCGATGTCCCGCGACGGCTGGTACACGCTGACCCGCGCCGCCGAAGAGGCCGCAGTCGAGGAACTCCCCGCCGAGGAAGGCACCCCCGCATGA
- a CDS encoding DEAD/DEAH box helicase, whose translation MTTTAASATSSHHLSPAFPGRAPWGTASKLRAWQQGAMEKYIQEQPRDFLAVATPGAGKTTFALTLASWLLHHHVVQQVTVVAPTEHLKKQWAEAAARIGIKLDPEYSAGPLSKEYQGVAVTYAGVGVRHMLHRNRVEQRKTLVILDEIHHAGDSKSWGEACLEAFEPATRRLALTGTPFRSDTNPIPFVTYEEGNDGIRRSAADYTYGYGSALGDGVVRPVIFLSYSGNMRWRTKAGDEIAARLGEPMTKDAVSQAWRTALDPRGEWMPSVLRAADQRLTEVRKGIPDAGALVIASDQESARAYAKLIRDITGSKATLVLSDDTGASNRIDEFSHSDDRWMVAVRMVSEGVDVPRLAVGVYATTISTPLFFAQAVGRFVRSRRRGETASVFLPTVPDLLTFANEMEVERDHALDKPKKEGEEDPYAESEKEMEEANREEDEDTGEQEQFSFEALESEAVFDRVLYDGAEFGMQAHPGSAEEQDYLGIPGLLEPDQVQLLLQKRQARQIAHSRKKPDDEADLLELPAERRPVVSHKEMLELRKQLNTMVGAYVHQSGKPHGVIHTELRRVCGGPPSAEATAGQLRQRIAKVQEWATRMR comes from the coding sequence GTGACTACCACCGCCGCCAGTGCCACCTCCTCGCATCACCTGTCACCCGCGTTTCCCGGGCGTGCCCCTTGGGGCACGGCCAGCAAGCTGCGTGCCTGGCAGCAAGGTGCCATGGAGAAGTACATCCAGGAGCAGCCGCGTGACTTTCTCGCCGTCGCCACACCCGGAGCCGGCAAGACGACCTTCGCGCTGACGCTCGCCTCCTGGCTGCTGCACCACCATGTCGTGCAACAGGTGACCGTGGTCGCGCCGACCGAGCATCTGAAGAAGCAGTGGGCGGAGGCGGCCGCGCGGATAGGGATCAAGCTGGATCCCGAGTACAGCGCGGGGCCGCTCAGCAAGGAGTACCAGGGCGTCGCGGTCACGTACGCCGGTGTCGGTGTGCGGCACATGCTGCACCGCAACCGCGTCGAGCAGCGCAAGACCCTGGTGATCCTCGACGAGATCCACCACGCCGGTGACAGCAAGTCCTGGGGCGAGGCCTGCCTCGAAGCCTTCGAGCCCGCCACCCGCCGGCTCGCGCTCACCGGTACGCCCTTCCGGTCCGACACCAACCCCATCCCCTTCGTCACGTACGAGGAGGGGAACGACGGGATCCGGCGGTCCGCCGCCGACTACACCTACGGATACGGCAGCGCGCTGGGCGACGGCGTCGTGCGGCCCGTCATCTTCCTCTCCTACAGCGGCAACATGCGGTGGCGTACGAAGGCGGGGGACGAGATCGCCGCCCGGCTCGGCGAGCCGATGACCAAGGACGCCGTCTCGCAGGCCTGGCGCACCGCCCTCGACCCGCGCGGCGAGTGGATGCCCAGCGTGCTGCGCGCCGCCGACCAGCGGCTCACGGAGGTCAGGAAGGGCATCCCGGACGCCGGCGCCCTCGTCATCGCCTCCGACCAGGAATCCGCCCGCGCCTACGCCAAGCTCATCCGTGACATCACCGGCAGCAAGGCCACCCTCGTCCTCTCCGACGACACGGGCGCGTCCAACCGCATCGACGAGTTCAGCCACAGCGACGACCGCTGGATGGTCGCCGTCCGCATGGTGTCCGAGGGCGTCGACGTGCCCCGGCTGGCGGTGGGCGTGTACGCGACCACCATCTCCACGCCGCTCTTCTTCGCCCAGGCCGTCGGCCGCTTCGTACGGTCCAGGCGGCGCGGCGAGACCGCCTCCGTCTTCCTGCCGACGGTCCCCGACCTCCTCACCTTCGCCAACGAGATGGAGGTCGAGCGCGACCACGCCCTCGACAAGCCCAAGAAGGAGGGCGAGGAGGACCCGTACGCCGAATCCGAGAAGGAGATGGAGGAGGCGAACCGGGAGGAGGACGAGGACACCGGGGAGCAGGAGCAGTTCTCCTTCGAGGCCCTTGAGTCCGAGGCCGTCTTCGACCGGGTGCTCTACGACGGCGCCGAGTTCGGTATGCAGGCCCACCCGGGGAGCGCGGAGGAGCAGGACTACCTGGGGATTCCGGGGCTGTTGGAGCCCGACCAGGTCCAACTCCTGCTCCAGAAGCGGCAGGCCCGGCAGATCGCGCACAGCCGCAAGAAGCCGGACGACGAGGCGGATCTTCTCGAACTGCCCGCCGAGCGACGGCCCGTGGTCTCCCACAAGGAGATGCTTGAGCTCAGGAAGCAGCTCAACACGATGGTCGGCGCGTACGTCCATCAGAGCGGCAAGCCGCACGGTGTGATCCACACCGAGCTGCGCCGGGTGTGCGGCGGGCCGCCGAGTGCGGAGGCGACGGCCGGGCAGTTGCGTCAGCGGATCGCCAAGGTGCAGGAGTGGGCCACCCGTATGCGGTGA
- a CDS encoding S16 family serine protease: MLSRLTRPQAVAVCALPVVALLATAVFAPLPFSVAQPGMTANVLGDNKGESVITITGADTHKTRGQLRMTTIEATGPDQDVSLSDVLDGWFRTDQAVMPRDSVYPSGDTVKEIEEHNAEEMKKSQDTATEAALNHLGEQSDDIKVTLRLADVGGPSAGLLFSLGIVDKLDGDGSGGDLTGGRNIAGTGTIDADGKVGPVGGVALKTQAARRDGATVFLVPKAECSDAKTDLPKGLRLIPVTTLKGAITALVALEKDQGSVPSC, translated from the coding sequence GTGCTCTCTCGCCTCACGCGCCCCCAGGCCGTCGCCGTCTGCGCCCTTCCCGTCGTGGCCCTGCTCGCCACGGCGGTGTTCGCGCCGCTGCCCTTCTCGGTGGCGCAGCCCGGGATGACGGCGAACGTCCTCGGCGACAACAAGGGCGAGTCGGTCATCACGATCACCGGTGCGGACACCCACAAGACGCGTGGCCAGCTGCGGATGACGACCATCGAGGCGACGGGCCCCGACCAGGACGTGAGCCTGAGCGATGTGCTCGACGGCTGGTTCCGTACGGACCAGGCGGTGATGCCGCGCGACTCCGTGTACCCGAGCGGCGACACCGTGAAGGAGATCGAGGAGCACAACGCCGAGGAGATGAAGAAGTCCCAGGACACCGCCACCGAGGCGGCCCTGAACCACCTCGGCGAGCAGTCGGACGACATCAAGGTCACCCTGAGGCTCGCCGATGTCGGCGGGCCCAGCGCCGGGCTCCTCTTCTCCCTCGGCATCGTCGACAAGCTGGACGGCGACGGCAGCGGCGGCGACCTCACGGGCGGCCGCAACATCGCGGGCACCGGGACGATCGACGCCGACGGAAAGGTCGGCCCGGTCGGCGGCGTCGCCCTCAAGACGCAGGCCGCCCGCCGCGACGGCGCCACCGTCTTCCTGGTCCCGAAGGCGGAGTGCTCGGACGCGAAGACGGACCTCCCGAAGGGGCTCCGCCTCATTCCGGTCACCACTCTGAAGGGCGCGATCACCGCCCTGGTGGCCCTGGAGAAGGACCAGGGCTCGGTACCGAGCTGCTAG